A region from the Pontixanthobacter aestiaquae genome encodes:
- the xth gene encoding exodeoxyribonuclease III translates to MRIATYNINGIKARLPRLLEWLDETRPKVACLQEIKSQDDGFPAEEFEKIGYKAIWHGQKSFNGVAILAEGVEPVETKRGLGIDGPKEGEGEQARYLEADIEGVRVACIYLPNGNPHPGPKFDYKIEWMKRLRARMQELWGQEIPTAIVGDYNVIPEDNDVFSVKAMASDALMQPESRNAYNRLLADGWTDAVRTLNPRGGVWTYWDYQRGAWQRDHGFRIDHLLLTPELADRMTAVGVDKEYRGREKASDHTPVWVEIATP, encoded by the coding sequence GTGCGAATAGCCACCTACAACATCAACGGGATCAAGGCGCGCCTGCCACGCTTGCTCGAATGGCTCGACGAAACACGCCCGAAAGTTGCGTGTTTGCAGGAGATCAAGTCACAGGATGACGGCTTTCCGGCCGAAGAATTCGAGAAAATTGGCTACAAGGCGATCTGGCATGGCCAGAAGAGCTTCAACGGGGTCGCAATACTCGCTGAAGGAGTTGAACCGGTCGAAACCAAGCGTGGTCTTGGTATCGATGGACCCAAGGAAGGCGAGGGCGAGCAAGCCCGCTATCTAGAAGCCGATATAGAGGGCGTGCGTGTCGCCTGCATCTATCTGCCCAATGGCAACCCGCATCCGGGACCGAAATTCGACTATAAAATCGAGTGGATGAAGCGGCTTCGCGCGCGCATGCAGGAATTGTGGGGCCAAGAGATCCCCACGGCCATCGTCGGCGATTACAATGTCATTCCCGAAGATAATGATGTATTCTCGGTAAAAGCCATGGCGTCGGACGCGCTCATGCAGCCAGAGTCCCGCAATGCGTATAATCGCTTGCTTGCCGATGGATGGACCGACGCGGTGCGCACACTCAACCCGCGTGGCGGCGTATGGACCTATTGGGATTATCAACGCGGTGCCTGGCAGCGCGATCACGGTTTCCGCATTGATCATCTGCTCCTGACACCCGAACTGGCTGACAGAATGACGGCTGTCGGGGTTGATAAGGAGTAT
- the erpA gene encoding iron-sulfur cluster insertion protein ErpA, translated as MAETLTLTESAAKRVAWIAQKQAKPAILRLSVEGGGCSGFQYKFDLAESADGDDSVSETDGVKLVVDPISLDLVSGSVVDFVESLGGAAFKVENPQAAAGCGCGSSFGI; from the coding sequence ATGGCTGAAACGCTCACCCTTACCGAATCTGCAGCCAAGCGCGTTGCATGGATTGCACAGAAACAGGCAAAACCGGCCATTTTGCGACTGTCGGTCGAGGGTGGCGGTTGCTCGGGCTTCCAGTACAAGTTTGATCTTGCTGAAAGCGCGGATGGCGATGATTCTGTCAGCGAGACCGATGGTGTGAAGCTGGTGGTTGATCCGATCAGCCTGGACCTTGTGAGCGGTAGCGTCGTAGACTTCGTCGAGTCACTTGGCGGCGCCGCGTTCAAAGTCGAAAATCCGCAAGCGGCGGCAGGCTGCGGCTGCGGGTCGAGCTTCGGCATCTAG